Proteins from a genomic interval of Cuculus canorus isolate bCucCan1 chromosome 19, bCucCan1.pri, whole genome shotgun sequence:
- the TRUB2 gene encoding pseudouridylate synthase TRUB2, mitochondrial: protein MAVPGGLFAVYKPAGVAWGRVREAVEARLLRELNALPERAPRQQIRFLPAPGDGESRVTELVATRLPVLADHPLVRGPRFRRLKIGAGHRLDVKASGVFVLGIGHGNKLLTDLYNCHLTKVYTVGGLFGKATDDFSDTGELVEKTTFDHITREKLERILAVIQGTNHKALLMHSNIDMKTQEAYELAVKGLLRPMGKSPPIITAIRCLQFMLPEFQLEIHCLHETQQYLRKIVHEIGLELKSSAVCTQVRRIRDGVFTLDDALLRTQWDLQSIRKAIGNCQLKVQTEIERTLGHQHKSLLQEKDVEMAHAVDS, encoded by the exons ATGGCGGTGCCGGGAGGGCTCTTCGCCGTCTACAAGCCGGCGGGGGTGGCCTGGGGCCGCGTCAGGGAGGCGGTGGAGGCGCGGCTGCTGCGTG AGCTGAACGCGCTGCCAGAGCGTGCCCCACGGCAACAGATCCGGTTCTTGCCAGCCCCGGGCGATGGCGAGTCCAGGGTCACggagctggtggccaccaggctCCCTGTGCTGGCTGACCACCCCCTCG TTCGAGGCCCACGGTTCAGGCGGCTGAAGATCGGAGCAGGTCACCGTCTGGATGTGAAAGCCTCGGGAGTCTTCG tgctTGGCATAGGCCACGGGAACAAGCTACTCACGGATCTGTACAACTGCCACCTGACCAAG GTTTACACTGTTGGTGGGCTGTTTGGAAAAGCCACTGATGACTTCTCAGACACAGGGGAGCTAGTAGAGAAGACAACATTTG ATCATATCACAAGGGAAAAGCTGGAACGGATTCTCGCTGTCATTCAAGGAACAAACCATAAGGCCCTGCTGAT gcaTTCTAACATTGATATGAAAACACAAGAGGCGTACGAGCTGGCTGTCAAAGGGTTGCTTCGCCCCATGGGAAAAAGCCCTCCAATAATCACAGCCATCCGATGCCTCCAGTTCATGCTTCCAGAATTCCAGCTAG AAATCCATTGCTTGCATGAGACTCAGCAGTACCTCCGAAAAATAGTCCACGAGATTGGTCTGGAGCTGAAATCATCTGCTGTGTGCACGCAAGTGCGAAGAATACGTGATGGTGTTTTCACACTGGATGATGCTCTGCTGAGAACCCAGTGGGACCTACAGAGTATACGAAAGGCAATTGGGAACTGTCAGCTCAAAGTGCAAACAGAGATAGAGAGAACACTAGGCCATCAGCATAAAAGCCTTCTTCAGGAGAAGGATGTGGAGATGGCCCACGCTGTGGACAGCTGA